Proteins encoded in a region of the Zunongwangia endophytica genome:
- the tnpA gene encoding IS66 family insertion sequence element accessory protein TnpA codes for MSKQGEMYTLVNDYRNSGLSAKAFSKEKGISPSTFCYWIRKKKDEDRPGGFVEVTKGLKSSSGELELIYPNGVKLQMNAADLGLIARLVKLY; via the coding sequence ATGAGCAAACAGGGAGAAATGTACACTTTAGTTAATGACTATCGTAATAGCGGTCTTTCGGCAAAAGCTTTTAGCAAAGAAAAAGGAATCAGTCCTTCCACCTTTTGTTACTGGATCCGCAAAAAGAAAGATGAAGATCGGCCCGGGGGATTTGTAGAAGTTACCAAGGGATTAAAGTCGTCATCGGGTGAGCTGGAACTTATTTATCCCAACGGGGTCAAACTCCAAATGAATGCTGCGGACCTGGGACTTATTGCCCGGTTAGTTAAGTTGTATTAA
- the tnpB gene encoding IS66 family insertion sequence element accessory protein TnpB (TnpB, as the term is used for proteins encoded by IS66 family insertion elements, is considered an accessory protein, since TnpC, encoded by a neighboring gene, is a DDE family transposase.) codes for MFSLGSSHNYHFYRKSCDMRKSFNGLSGLVRNELNRKPTSGDVFVFLNRNRTHLKLLHWERGGFVLYYKRLERGSFTPPVIKEDQTSFTWPQLVLMIEGITVEKSVQKLRYSH; via the coding sequence ATGTTCTCCTTAGGTTCCTCCCATAATTATCACTTTTATCGTAAGTCTTGTGATATGCGAAAATCATTTAATGGCTTGAGCGGGCTGGTGAGAAATGAGCTCAACCGGAAGCCTACCAGCGGTGATGTGTTCGTTTTTCTTAACCGTAACCGCACCCATCTCAAGCTGCTTCACTGGGAGCGGGGCGGCTTTGTTTTATACTACAAACGTCTGGAGCGCGGAAGCTTTACTCCGCCTGTAATTAAAGAAGATCAGACCAGTTTTACCTGGCCGCAATTGGTACTGATGATAGAGGGTATTACGGTTGAAAAAAGTGTTCAGAAACTGCGCTACTCCCACTAG
- a CDS encoding YCF48-related protein — protein sequence MKIVAILVCLLLGLQSLAQESYKPVSEIPDLEIDTMTVSFAKQYNFENEVSGRNVNVLHALENTGFQFYNTLSFKNDNEGIIAGGTRLRLRSTEDGGKHWNSFSFSRFANAFYSTTIHNNQYFVVGASRYILKNDNLDEEWKAFDVSSLAENKYALRYPKFYKIKFSTSGLGFIIGENDGKPIILKTINNGENWQQVSINGLEADKNLSDLFIFSDNTIMIVTSEGNVYQSTNEAKDWNLLYKGEEGASLNSIAFKNKNEGYISGLQGLLLKTKDGGKTWNRINTEVLKSRPNISNLEYTKNETLLLTTAASFSNQQDSAPIFSIDKEGKITPFMTSKKQTFAGDAYGLFLLKDNVFLLDRDKLYKTDLK from the coding sequence ATGAAAATAGTTGCAATATTAGTGTGCTTGTTGCTTGGTTTACAGAGTTTAGCTCAAGAATCTTATAAACCGGTAAGCGAAATTCCTGATTTGGAAATAGACACTATGACGGTGAGTTTCGCTAAACAATACAATTTTGAGAATGAAGTAAGTGGAAGAAATGTAAATGTTTTACATGCGCTTGAAAATACAGGGTTTCAATTTTATAATACGTTAAGTTTTAAGAACGACAATGAAGGAATTATAGCTGGCGGAACTCGATTACGTCTCAGAAGTACTGAGGATGGAGGGAAACACTGGAATTCTTTTTCCTTTTCACGTTTTGCAAATGCTTTTTATAGCACCACCATTCATAACAATCAATATTTTGTAGTTGGGGCTTCTCGCTATATTTTAAAGAACGATAATTTAGATGAAGAATGGAAAGCTTTTGATGTATCAAGTTTGGCTGAAAATAAATACGCTTTGCGTTATCCTAAATTTTATAAAATCAAATTTTCCACTTCGGGCTTAGGTTTTATAATCGGGGAAAATGACGGAAAACCAATTATACTTAAAACAATAAATAATGGTGAAAACTGGCAACAAGTTTCAATTAACGGTTTAGAAGCAGATAAGAATTTAAGTGATCTATTTATTTTCTCGGATAATACAATTATGATTGTCACTTCTGAAGGAAATGTATACCAAAGTACAAACGAAGCTAAAGACTGGAATCTGCTATATAAAGGCGAAGAAGGAGCGTCTCTCAATTCCATCGCCTTTAAAAATAAAAACGAAGGTTATATTTCCGGTTTGCAAGGCTTATTGCTGAAGACAAAAGATGGTGGTAAAACCTGGAACCGAATAAATACAGAAGTATTAAAAAGTCGCCCAAATATCTCGAATTTGGAATACACTAAAAATGAAACATTATTGCTTACTACTGCTGCAAGTTTTTCGAATCAACAAGACAGCGCTCCAATTTTCTCTATTGATAAAGAAGGAAAGATTACGCCCTTTATGACATCAAAAAAACAAACCTTCGCCGGCGATGCTTATGGTCTTTTTCTATTAAAAGACAATGTGTTTCTATTAGATCGCGATAAATTATACAAAACCGATCTCAAATAA
- a CDS encoding WG repeat-containing protein — protein MIRNRAMKIPSTYIYSILLLNSLWFINACDTAKSLSNNSTEDSKTVIDTVEFDKSSRFSYGIARVEKDSNSYFIKTNGQRSFKNLLREFHPLDSVVAANNGMVRSYSNEEKIMRIVETESGKVGMLNEKGEWIINPKYEKIAFVFNRYLKIEADGKTTYADSWGNFLVPLKFEDIQFLNDELFDVRKDGKWGVYNSETDNIIIPFEYDKFDYCSGCGQKSDYLYAKKDGKWGVIDFKSEVLVPFKYQHQHVNMRSDEWVAAFRKSGKNVVINIPQKKEFSAPQYENLLIENGHLIASKNSGETSNFGLINRNGKEIVPFQYSHISNPYSSFKTGAYFSVEKDGKFGIIDTLGNVIIPPTYKNRLLVRDDYFISRKQKKMGLINKENKQLLPSKFDWLNLNEIRTNAEELTPIFKMKSDGKYGYYFPINNKLVKPEYDRIEFFNDRQRNPSGAKPIGLMSLEKDGKEKLYNINSDKLIPGDYAAFEFKPHHKVILMKENYGDQGLYDLKKERYIIPIKYKYIKVFNDQNKLIKVEKDIGNSKTQAGLFADNGKEILPVTYTDIKQIDSTYFLLQKDSLYQLFNAKNHTKENLPFTKVTHSFNSSLLIAQQEDKVYFYNYKTQKLLLKNVYSSIQQLKNGTYLVTKKQGEFLKFGYVNAEGEVIVPLVYDMLKADYLLNFQDENYLPLFKKDESSEKLLEGFADLDGKILVPAKFQKVWKEESGNGFLTMNNNRFGIITAEGKEILDSKIDVYLNSPMSPYRDTSNFSFPVAFKEDGIWQFMNEDGKILPIRSKEIISSQQ, from the coding sequence ATGATAAGAAATAGAGCAATGAAAATACCTTCCACTTATATTTACAGTATTTTATTACTAAACAGCCTATGGTTTATAAATGCCTGTGATACTGCGAAAAGCTTATCTAACAATTCTACAGAAGATTCTAAGACTGTGATCGATACTGTTGAGTTCGACAAGAGTTCACGATTTTCTTACGGTATCGCACGGGTTGAAAAAGACAGCAACAGTTATTTTATAAAAACAAATGGTCAACGCTCTTTTAAAAATTTGCTGCGGGAATTTCATCCTTTAGACAGTGTTGTTGCTGCTAATAACGGGATGGTGCGTTCTTATTCAAATGAAGAAAAAATAATGCGCATTGTTGAGACTGAAAGCGGAAAGGTTGGAATGCTGAACGAGAAAGGAGAATGGATAATTAATCCAAAATATGAAAAAATAGCCTTTGTTTTTAATCGCTATTTAAAGATTGAAGCCGATGGCAAAACCACTTATGCCGATTCTTGGGGAAATTTTTTGGTTCCGCTCAAATTTGAAGATATTCAGTTCCTAAATGATGAGCTTTTTGATGTAAGAAAGGACGGTAAATGGGGCGTTTATAATTCAGAAACAGATAACATAATTATTCCTTTTGAATACGATAAATTTGATTATTGCAGCGGTTGTGGGCAAAAATCAGATTATTTATATGCAAAAAAAGACGGTAAATGGGGCGTAATTGATTTTAAAAGTGAAGTTTTAGTGCCTTTTAAATATCAGCATCAGCATGTAAATATGCGAAGTGACGAGTGGGTCGCTGCTTTTCGAAAATCGGGAAAAAATGTGGTAATTAATATTCCGCAGAAAAAAGAATTTTCAGCTCCGCAATACGAAAACCTTCTTATTGAAAATGGGCATTTAATCGCTTCAAAAAATAGTGGTGAAACATCCAATTTTGGATTAATTAACCGTAACGGGAAAGAAATTGTTCCGTTTCAATATTCTCATATTTCAAATCCTTATTCCAGCTTCAAAACGGGTGCTTATTTTTCCGTAGAAAAAGATGGGAAATTTGGCATTATCGATACGCTTGGCAATGTAATTATCCCGCCTACTTATAAAAATCGCTTGTTGGTTCGCGACGATTATTTTATCAGCAGAAAACAGAAAAAAATGGGACTGATTAACAAGGAAAATAAGCAATTGCTACCCAGTAAATTTGATTGGCTTAATTTAAATGAAATTAGAACCAATGCTGAAGAATTGACGCCTATTTTTAAAATGAAAAGTGATGGAAAATATGGTTATTATTTTCCAATAAACAATAAACTTGTTAAACCAGAATACGACAGAATCGAATTTTTTAACGATCGACAGCGTAATCCTTCTGGTGCGAAACCAATAGGATTAATGAGTCTAGAAAAAGACGGAAAGGAAAAACTTTACAATATTAATTCTGATAAACTGATTCCGGGAGATTATGCAGCGTTTGAATTTAAGCCGCATCATAAAGTAATTTTAATGAAAGAAAATTACGGCGATCAGGGACTTTACGATTTAAAAAAAGAACGCTATATAATTCCGATAAAATACAAGTATATCAAGGTATTTAACGATCAAAATAAGCTTATTAAAGTTGAAAAAGATATTGGAAATTCTAAAACCCAAGCAGGTCTTTTTGCTGATAACGGAAAAGAAATTTTACCGGTAACTTATACTGATATTAAGCAAATTGACAGCACTTATTTTCTATTGCAAAAAGATAGTTTATACCAGCTATTTAATGCAAAAAATCATACTAAAGAAAACCTTCCGTTTACTAAAGTTACGCACAGCTTCAATAGCTCTTTACTAATTGCACAACAAGAAGATAAAGTATATTTCTACAATTATAAAACTCAAAAGCTTTTACTGAAAAACGTTTATTCTTCGATACAGCAGTTAAAAAACGGTACTTATTTAGTCACAAAAAAACAGGGTGAATTTTTAAAATTTGGCTACGTTAATGCTGAAGGAGAAGTGATTGTTCCCCTGGTGTATGATATGCTAAAAGCAGATTACTTACTGAATTTTCAAGATGAAAACTACCTGCCTCTATTCAAAAAAGATGAATCCAGCGAAAAATTGCTTGAGGGTTTTGCCGATTTGGATGGTAAAATCTTAGTACCTGCAAAATTTCAGAAAGTTTGGAAAGAAGAAAGCGGAAACGGATTTTTAACGATGAACAATAATCGTTTCGGAATTATTACAGCGGAAGGAAAAGAGATTCTAGATTCAAAAATCGATGTTTATTTAAATAGCCCCATGAGTCCTTATAGAGATACTTCAAACTTCAGTTTTCCGGTTGCATTTAAAGAGGATGGAATATGGCAATTTATGAATGAAGACGGAAAAATATTACCCATACGTAGCAAAGAAATAATCAGTTCTCAGCAATAA
- the tnpC gene encoding IS66 family transposase, with the protein MQEPLENLTKDQLLVLLKKETKKRGKAEKSVSKREQEVKKAQHEIADLKFQVEYYKRLAFGQKRERFEGDKNQLGLPFEMEPQKAAAQESGLKEKLSGQRRKKTSNHKGRMALPEHLEVKEIEIYPEEDITDMVCIGKEVTDELEYEPARYYIKRYIRYKYAPTNKEGVIIGELPERVIEKGIPGAGLLASILVDKYQDHLPLYRQLQRFKRADIPIASSTLEGWTRQSLKIIDILYQHLLEDIRSKGYLQSDETPIRVMDPAKKGKTHQGYYWVHHCPMDGSVLFDYRPGRSREAADHVLAGFKGYLQSDGYAAYDKIGKREGVTHLNCWAHARREFDKAKDNDRERAEKALGFIQKLYAVEAQAREQNLSPEQRKSLRLEKALPVINEFGKWMFDQMKHRLILPKSPIGKAFKYSMDRWDQLSAYLFDGILEIDNNLVENAIRPLALGRKNYLFAGSHSAAERAAGIYSFFAICKKHEVNPFEWLKYTLENIMSINHKNIRNLYPQNYKKLQQV; encoded by the coding sequence ATGCAAGAACCCTTAGAAAACCTTACTAAAGATCAGCTTTTGGTCCTCCTGAAGAAGGAGACGAAAAAGAGGGGAAAAGCTGAAAAAAGTGTTTCCAAAAGGGAGCAAGAAGTTAAAAAAGCACAGCATGAGATTGCTGACCTGAAATTCCAGGTGGAGTACTACAAACGTCTGGCCTTTGGCCAAAAAAGGGAACGTTTCGAAGGGGATAAGAACCAGTTGGGCCTTCCCTTTGAAATGGAGCCCCAAAAGGCAGCGGCACAAGAATCCGGGTTAAAAGAAAAGCTCAGTGGCCAGCGTCGCAAAAAAACTTCCAACCACAAAGGAAGAATGGCCCTTCCGGAGCATCTTGAGGTCAAAGAGATCGAGATCTATCCTGAAGAAGATATTACCGATATGGTTTGTATTGGCAAGGAAGTGACCGACGAGCTGGAATACGAGCCTGCCAGATACTATATTAAACGCTACATCCGCTATAAGTATGCTCCAACCAATAAAGAAGGAGTAATCATCGGGGAACTTCCCGAGCGGGTGATCGAAAAGGGAATCCCGGGGGCCGGACTCCTAGCTTCGATCTTGGTCGATAAGTACCAGGACCATCTCCCGCTCTACCGACAGCTGCAACGCTTTAAAAGGGCGGATATCCCCATAGCCTCCTCCACACTGGAAGGCTGGACCAGGCAAAGCCTTAAAATCATCGATATCCTTTACCAACACCTACTGGAGGATATTCGCTCCAAAGGATATCTGCAAAGTGACGAAACCCCCATAAGGGTAATGGATCCCGCTAAAAAAGGAAAAACACATCAAGGGTATTATTGGGTACATCATTGTCCCATGGATGGCAGCGTACTCTTTGATTACAGGCCCGGGCGTAGCCGTGAGGCTGCCGATCATGTATTGGCCGGGTTTAAAGGCTACCTTCAAAGTGATGGCTATGCCGCTTATGATAAAATCGGCAAGCGTGAAGGGGTTACCCACCTGAACTGCTGGGCCCACGCCAGAAGGGAATTTGACAAGGCAAAAGATAATGATAGGGAGCGCGCTGAAAAAGCATTGGGCTTTATCCAGAAACTATACGCGGTAGAAGCCCAGGCACGAGAGCAAAACTTAAGCCCGGAGCAGCGTAAGTCCCTGCGATTGGAAAAAGCACTGCCTGTCATCAATGAATTTGGCAAATGGATGTTCGATCAGATGAAGCATCGGCTAATCCTTCCCAAAAGTCCTATCGGAAAGGCCTTCAAGTATTCTATGGATCGTTGGGACCAACTTAGCGCCTATCTTTTTGATGGTATTCTGGAGATCGATAATAATTTAGTGGAAAATGCCATCAGGCCATTGGCACTGGGCAGAAAAAATTACCTGTTTGCAGGTTCTCATTCAGCAGCAGAAAGAGCCGCAGGAATCTATTCCTTCTTTGCCATCTGCAAAAAGCACGAGGTGAATCCATTTGAGTGGCTTAAATATACCCTAGAGAATATTATGTCCATCAACCATAAGAACATCCGAAATCTCTACCCACAGAATTACAAGAAATTACAGCAAGTTTAG
- a CDS encoding S9 family peptidase, which translates to MKKTNTNTRVILSIFTFFLSITAFSQDIIGSWKGTLETQGKEIPLVFNIGKKDGILSSTMDSPQQGAFDIPMDSTLFEEKKLSIVFSQGGIKYEGILDQEKLTGTFYQGGMELSLNLSKTTKKKPGNTSLPSSKETFEKIAAFDDKFYKYSVEDYFKDPATSKFKFSPKGTYVSYREKDENGKNHIYVKHTKSGEITRAIKEQNELIRYYGWANDSRLLYVKDNGGNENFQLFAANLDGSNNKALTPFDEVSVQIIDFLKDQPDQIIVLLNKESKQIFEPYKLNIVSGDLEKLFENKDTTSPILDYRFDKDGNLRGYTKQQNGVDNAIYYRTEKDQPFTHVLTTNWKQTFRVIAFNYNTAYKHDAYVLSNLESNTNELVLYDLAKNEIIEKVYSNPTFDVGGFARSRKRNFEIDYYYYIGEKTRIIPVSDFYKKLHRKFKEQFGDKVFRIVDHTDNEEKYLILLETDRIYGTYYTYDIKEDTFTKILDMMPQLHEEDMAEMRPINFISRDGLKIYGYITIPNNIEGKKVPLILNPHGGPYGLRDHWGFNPKTQLFASRGYATLQVNFRGSGGYGKDFFLKGNKQIGRKMLNDLEDAVAYAKTLDFIDDEKIAIFGASYGGLATLGSLVKTPDLYTCGVDYVGVSNLFTFKDSFPEYWKPFMGQFNEQWYNSENESEQKIMEEVSPALHVDKITKPLFVIQGANDARVNINESDQIVQNMRARGIVCGPPTTSTNLA; encoded by the coding sequence ATGAAAAAAACGAACACAAACACAAGAGTAATCTTAAGTATTTTTACGTTCTTCTTATCAATTACTGCTTTTTCACAGGATATCATCGGTTCTTGGAAGGGCACTTTAGAGACACAAGGTAAGGAGATTCCATTAGTATTTAATATTGGAAAAAAAGACGGAATATTATCTTCTACTATGGATAGTCCCCAACAAGGCGCATTTGATATTCCAATGGATTCTACACTTTTTGAAGAAAAGAAACTTAGCATAGTTTTCTCTCAAGGAGGTATTAAATATGAAGGAATTCTAGATCAAGAAAAACTAACAGGTACCTTTTATCAAGGCGGAATGGAACTTTCTCTTAATCTATCAAAAACGACAAAAAAGAAACCTGGAAATACATCCCTACCATCATCGAAGGAAACCTTTGAGAAAATAGCAGCTTTCGACGATAAATTTTATAAATATTCAGTTGAAGATTATTTTAAAGATCCGGCAACTAGCAAATTTAAATTTTCTCCTAAAGGTACTTATGTTTCCTATAGAGAGAAAGATGAAAACGGCAAAAACCACATTTACGTGAAGCACACCAAATCGGGAGAGATTACTCGTGCTATCAAAGAACAAAATGAGTTAATAAGATATTATGGCTGGGCTAACGATAGCAGATTGCTATATGTTAAAGACAATGGCGGTAATGAAAACTTTCAACTTTTTGCCGCAAACCTTGATGGTAGTAACAACAAAGCTTTAACACCATTTGACGAAGTTTCGGTTCAGATTATAGATTTTTTAAAAGATCAACCAGATCAAATAATTGTATTATTAAACAAAGAATCTAAACAAATATTCGAACCCTATAAATTGAATATTGTATCTGGTGATTTAGAAAAATTATTCGAAAATAAAGACACCACCTCCCCTATTTTAGATTATAGATTTGACAAAGATGGAAACTTAAGAGGTTATACAAAACAGCAAAACGGTGTAGATAATGCCATATATTATAGAACCGAAAAAGATCAACCGTTTACTCATGTATTAACAACTAATTGGAAGCAAACCTTTAGAGTGATTGCATTTAATTACAATACAGCATACAAACACGATGCTTATGTACTGTCTAATCTAGAGAGTAACACTAATGAATTGGTTCTTTACGATTTAGCGAAAAATGAAATTATTGAAAAAGTTTACAGTAATCCTACATTTGATGTAGGCGGATTTGCGCGTTCTCGAAAAAGAAATTTCGAAATAGATTATTATTACTACATAGGAGAAAAAACCCGCATTATACCTGTAAGTGATTTTTATAAAAAATTACATCGAAAATTTAAAGAACAATTTGGGGATAAAGTATTTAGAATTGTTGATCATACCGATAACGAAGAAAAGTATTTAATACTATTGGAAACCGATAGAATTTACGGTACTTATTACACTTACGATATTAAAGAAGATACTTTTACAAAGATCTTAGACATGATGCCGCAATTACATGAAGAAGATATGGCAGAAATGCGTCCTATAAACTTTATATCTAGAGATGGATTAAAAATCTACGGTTACATAACGATCCCAAATAATATTGAAGGAAAAAAAGTTCCACTTATTTTAAATCCTCATGGAGGTCCTTATGGTTTACGAGATCATTGGGGTTTTAATCCAAAGACTCAACTTTTTGCGAGCAGAGGTTATGCCACATTGCAAGTTAATTTTAGAGGCTCTGGTGGATATGGAAAAGATTTTTTTCTAAAAGGCAATAAACAAATTGGAAGAAAAATGCTTAACGATCTTGAAGATGCTGTGGCATACGCAAAAACGCTTGATTTTATTGATGATGAAAAAATAGCAATTTTCGGAGCTAGCTACGGCGGTCTGGCTACGTTAGGAAGTCTCGTAAAAACTCCAGATCTATATACCTGCGGAGTTGATTATGTAGGTGTAAGTAACCTATTTACTTTTAAGGATTCTTTTCCTGAATACTGGAAACCTTTTATGGGTCAGTTTAATGAACAATGGTATAATTCTGAAAACGAAAGCGAACAAAAAATCATGGAAGAAGTCTCCCCTGCTCTTCATGTAGACAAAATAACGAAACCATTATTTGTTATTCAAGGAGCGAATGATGCCAGAGTAAATATCAATGAATCAGATCAAATAGTACAAAATATGAGAGCTAGAGGTATTGTATGCGGCCCACCAACCACATCTACTAACTTAGCATAA